In one Inquilinus sp. Marseille-Q2685 genomic region, the following are encoded:
- a CDS encoding 1-deoxy-D-xylulose-5-phosphate reductoisomerase, protein MISAPSPDAPRSVTILGATGSVGASTVDLIGRSPERFTVEAVTANKDAERLAAIARQLGARYAAVADEAAYPALKAALSGSGIEAAGGAEAVVAAAARPAEWVMGAIVGAAGLQPILTAIRRGAMVAFANKECLVCAGGLMMAEVRKHGATLLPVDSEHNAIFQVFQPGEKVRRLILTASGGPFREWSRKRMAAATPAQAVAHPNWSMGAKISVDSATMMNKGLELIEASHLFAMPEDRIEIVVHPQSVIHSLVDYADGSVLAQLGVPDMRVPIAYTLAWPERMETPCAALDLARIARLDFQQPDPERFPALRLTRECLRQGGSAATVLNAANEVAVAAFLEGRIGFLDIERIVESTLAMIPAQAVATLDEVFAIDAEARRHAAAL, encoded by the coding sequence ATGATCTCCGCCCCATCCCCGGACGCTCCGCGCTCCGTCACCATCCTCGGCGCCACCGGCTCGGTCGGCGCCAGCACCGTCGACCTGATCGGCCGGTCGCCGGAACGCTTCACGGTCGAGGCGGTGACGGCCAACAAGGATGCGGAGCGGCTGGCGGCGATCGCCCGGCAGCTCGGCGCCCGTTACGCCGCGGTGGCCGACGAGGCAGCCTATCCGGCGCTGAAGGCCGCCCTGTCCGGCAGCGGCATCGAGGCCGCGGGCGGGGCGGAGGCGGTGGTGGCGGCTGCGGCCCGGCCGGCGGAATGGGTGATGGGCGCGATCGTCGGCGCCGCCGGCTTGCAGCCGATCCTGACCGCGATCCGGCGCGGCGCCATGGTCGCCTTCGCCAACAAGGAGTGCCTAGTCTGCGCCGGCGGGCTGATGATGGCCGAGGTGCGGAAGCACGGCGCCACGCTGCTGCCGGTGGACAGCGAGCACAACGCCATCTTCCAGGTGTTCCAGCCCGGCGAGAAGGTGCGGCGGCTGATCCTGACCGCCTCCGGCGGGCCGTTCCGGGAATGGAGCCGCAAGCGCATGGCGGCGGCCACGCCGGCCCAGGCGGTGGCGCATCCGAACTGGAGCATGGGCGCCAAGATCTCGGTCGACAGCGCCACCATGATGAACAAGGGGCTCGAGCTGATCGAGGCCTCGCACCTCTTCGCGATGCCGGAGGACCGGATCGAGATCGTGGTCCATCCCCAGTCGGTGATCCACAGCCTGGTCGACTACGCCGACGGCTCGGTGCTGGCCCAGCTGGGGGTGCCCGACATGCGGGTGCCGATCGCCTACACCCTGGCCTGGCCGGAGCGGATGGAGACGCCCTGCGCCGCGCTGGACCTGGCCCGGATCGCCCGGCTGGACTTCCAGCAGCCGGACCCGGAGCGGTTCCCGGCGCTGCGGCTGACCCGGGAGTGCCTGCGGCAGGGCGGTTCGGCCGCGACCGTGCTGAACGCCGCCAACGAGGTGGCGGTGGCGGCGTTCCTGGAGGGGCGGATCGGCTTCCTCGACATCGAGCGCATCGTCGAGAGCACCCTTGCCATGATTCCGGCACAAGCTGTGGCGACTCTGGACGAGGTGTTCGCCATCGACGCAGAGGCGCGACGGCACGCCGCTGCGCTTTGA
- the rseP gene encoding RIP metalloprotease RseP yields MTLFTYLIPFLVVLTVLVFVHEFGHYWVARRNGVRVEIFSIGFGPELFGFNDRHGTRWKFSVVPLGGYVKMFGDADAASSPASAALDGMSEDQRAVSFHHKPVGQRAAIAAAGPIANFLFSIVALFFLFLIGGHPFPPAVVGEVSPGGAAAEAGVRSGDRITSIDGTAVDRFAELGIAIRNGNGKAVTIGVDRDGEALSFALTPRQETVPTTDGGSATIWRLGIAADTGPYGVAEAARMAVTESWEIVSMTASALGQMVSGQRGTEDLGGPIRIAQMSGEVYQVGIVALLWFMAILSINLGLINLVPIPMLDGGHLLFCAIEAIRGRPLGARAQEYGFRLGLALVLTLMLFATWNDLVQLKVVAFFKGLVS; encoded by the coding sequence ATGACGCTGTTCACCTATCTGATCCCGTTCTTGGTCGTGCTGACCGTCCTGGTCTTCGTGCACGAGTTCGGCCACTACTGGGTCGCCCGCCGCAACGGGGTCCGGGTCGAGATCTTCTCGATCGGCTTCGGGCCGGAGCTGTTCGGCTTCAACGACCGGCACGGCACCCGCTGGAAGTTCAGCGTCGTGCCGCTCGGCGGCTATGTGAAGATGTTCGGCGACGCCGACGCGGCCTCCAGCCCGGCGAGCGCGGCGCTGGACGGCATGAGCGAAGACCAGCGGGCGGTGTCGTTCCACCACAAGCCGGTGGGCCAGCGCGCCGCCATCGCCGCCGCCGGGCCGATCGCGAATTTCCTGTTCTCGATCGTCGCCCTGTTCTTCCTGTTCCTGATCGGCGGCCATCCCTTCCCGCCGGCGGTGGTGGGCGAGGTGTCGCCGGGCGGCGCCGCGGCCGAGGCGGGGGTCCGGTCGGGGGACCGGATCACCAGCATCGACGGCACCGCGGTCGACCGCTTCGCCGAGCTCGGCATCGCCATCCGCAACGGCAACGGCAAGGCCGTGACGATCGGCGTCGACCGCGACGGCGAGGCGCTGAGCTTCGCCCTGACTCCGCGGCAGGAGACGGTGCCGACGACCGATGGCGGTTCGGCCACCATCTGGCGCCTCGGCATCGCCGCCGACACCGGGCCCTACGGCGTCGCCGAAGCGGCGCGGATGGCGGTCACCGAGAGCTGGGAGATCGTGTCGATGACCGCCTCGGCGCTCGGCCAGATGGTCTCCGGCCAGCGCGGCACCGAGGATCTCGGCGGCCCGATCCGCATCGCCCAGATGTCGGGCGAGGTTTACCAGGTCGGCATCGTGGCGCTGCTCTGGTTCATGGCGATCCTGTCGATCAATCTCGGCCTGATCAACCTGGTGCCGATCCCGATGCTCGACGGCGGCCATCTGCTGTTCTGCGCCATCGAGGCGATCCGCGGCCGTCCGCTCGGCGCGCGCGCCCAAGAATACGGTTTCCGCCTTGGGCTTGCTTTGGTATTAACCCTGATGCTCTTCGCGACCTGGAACGACCTGGTCCAACTCAAGGTTGTGGCCTTTTTCAAAGGCTTGGTGTCCTGA
- the bamA gene encoding outer membrane protein assembly factor BamA, with amino-acid sequence MSTVTSRLWLAAVAAVALGTAPMAAPAQTRGGGTIADVKVEGSQRIEPATVISYMAIKPGDDYSDRGVDESVKSLFATGLFSNVQIRREGSSLVVTVEENPIINEIAFEGNDRFDDTKLTAEIEERPRQVYTRTKAQSDADRIQQLYRRSGRFAVAVEPKIIKLDQNRVNLVFEIREGDLAKIERINFVGNRAFSNSELRDEILTKETEWWNILASNDTYDPDRLAVDQEMLRRFYLNRGYADFRVVSAVSELAPDGEGFFITFTVDEGERYKFGKIDVNSALPGVTPEELQTVIVSQEGDWYSSKSVEDSIQALTTYLGDRQYAFVDIQPSVQRNREEKLIAITYEISEGPRVFVERIDISGNVRTADEVIRREFELAEGDPFNASRLKRSETNIRNLGFFSKVDIKPTPGTAPDQTVIQAAVAEQSTGELQLGVGYSTSDGPLGDVTIRERNLLGRGQDLRLSTSLSGVSSQIDLSFTEPYFLGRNLAAGFDLFRTTRDNQSFSSYDETNTGFALRMGYPLSENLRQTLRYRLNYRQVSDVSDDASRFIKEQEGNTLSSAVQQTLTYDRLDSRINPTDGYRITLSNEVAGLGGDVHYFKTQLSADWYYPVTESMVLNIGGQVGNIFGLGEDVRINDRFFLGGNSFRGFQTGGLGPRDLSSDDKDALGGNNFALGSIELSFPLGLPSEFALQGHAFTDVGTLWGSDDHGAGIVDDAALRASAGLGVSWASPFGPIRLDYAYPFAKRDYDKQEQLHISFGTRF; translated from the coding sequence ATGTCGACCGTGACCTCCCGACTCTGGCTCGCGGCCGTGGCGGCTGTCGCTCTTGGTACCGCGCCCATGGCGGCGCCGGCGCAGACCCGCGGCGGAGGGACCATCGCCGACGTCAAGGTCGAGGGATCGCAGCGGATCGAGCCCGCCACCGTGATCTCCTACATGGCGATCAAGCCGGGTGACGACTACAGCGACCGCGGCGTCGACGAATCCGTCAAGAGCCTGTTCGCGACCGGCCTGTTCTCCAACGTCCAGATCCGGCGCGAGGGCTCCAGCCTCGTGGTGACTGTCGAAGAGAACCCGATCATCAACGAGATCGCGTTCGAGGGGAACGACCGCTTCGACGACACCAAGTTGACGGCGGAGATCGAGGAGCGCCCGCGGCAGGTCTATACCCGGACCAAGGCGCAAAGCGACGCCGACCGCATCCAGCAGCTCTATCGCCGCAGCGGCCGCTTCGCCGTCGCGGTCGAGCCGAAGATCATCAAGCTCGACCAGAACCGCGTGAACCTGGTGTTCGAGATCCGCGAGGGCGACCTCGCCAAGATCGAGCGGATCAACTTCGTCGGCAACCGTGCCTTCTCCAACAGCGAGCTGCGCGACGAGATCCTGACCAAGGAGACCGAGTGGTGGAACATCCTCGCCTCCAACGACACCTATGACCCGGACCGCCTCGCGGTCGACCAGGAGATGCTGCGCCGCTTCTACCTGAACCGCGGCTATGCCGATTTCCGTGTGGTCTCGGCGGTGTCGGAGCTGGCGCCGGACGGCGAAGGCTTCTTCATCACCTTCACGGTCGACGAGGGCGAGCGCTACAAGTTCGGCAAGATCGACGTCAACAGCGCCCTGCCGGGCGTGACGCCGGAGGAGCTGCAGACCGTCATCGTCAGCCAGGAAGGCGACTGGTACTCCAGCAAGTCGGTCGAGGATTCGATCCAGGCCCTGACGACCTATCTCGGCGACCGGCAATATGCCTTCGTCGACATCCAGCCCTCGGTGCAGCGCAATCGCGAAGAGAAGCTGATCGCGATCACCTACGAGATCTCCGAGGGGCCGCGCGTCTTCGTCGAGCGCATCGACATCAGCGGCAACGTCCGCACCGCGGACGAGGTGATCCGCCGCGAGTTCGAACTGGCCGAAGGCGATCCGTTCAACGCCTCGCGGCTGAAGCGGTCCGAGACCAACATCCGCAACCTAGGCTTCTTCAGCAAGGTCGACATCAAGCCGACCCCAGGCACGGCTCCGGACCAGACGGTGATCCAGGCCGCCGTGGCTGAGCAGTCGACCGGCGAATTGCAGCTCGGCGTCGGCTACTCGACCAGCGACGGTCCGCTCGGCGACGTCACCATCCGCGAGCGCAACCTGCTCGGCCGTGGCCAGGACCTGCGGCTGTCGACCTCGCTCAGCGGCGTGTCCTCGCAGATCGACCTGAGCTTCACCGAACCGTATTTCCTCGGCCGCAACCTCGCGGCGGGCTTCGACCTGTTCCGGACCACCCGCGACAACCAGAGCTTCAGCTCCTACGACGAGACCAACACCGGTTTCGCGCTGCGCATGGGTTATCCGCTGAGCGAGAACCTGCGGCAGACCCTGCGCTACCGCCTGAACTACCGCCAGGTCTCGGACGTCAGCGACGACGCCTCGCGCTTCATCAAGGAGCAGGAGGGCAACACGCTGTCCTCCGCGGTGCAGCAGACCCTGACCTATGACCGGCTGGACAGCCGCATCAACCCGACCGACGGTTACCGGATCACGCTCTCGAACGAGGTGGCGGGCCTTGGCGGCGACGTGCACTACTTCAAGACCCAGCTCAGCGCCGACTGGTACTACCCGGTCACCGAGTCCATGGTGCTGAACATCGGCGGCCAGGTCGGCAACATCTTCGGCCTTGGCGAGGACGTCCGGATCAACGACCGGTTCTTCCTGGGCGGCAACTCGTTCCGAGGCTTCCAGACCGGCGGCCTCGGCCCGCGCGACTTGAGCTCCGACGACAAGGACGCGCTGGGCGGCAACAACTTCGCCCTCGGCTCGATCGAGCTCAGCTTCCCGCTCGGCCTGCCCAGCGAGTTCGCCCTGCAGGGGCATGCCTTCACCGATGTCGGCACGCTGTGGGGTTCGGACGACCACGGCGCCGGCATCGTCGACGACGCGGCGCTGCGCGCCTCGGCCGGCCTCGGCGTGTCCTGGGCCTCGCCCTTCGGCCCGATCCGCCTTGATTACGCCTATCCCTTCGCCAAGCGCGACTACGACAAGCAGGAGCAGTTGCACATCAGCTTCGGCACCAGATTCTGA
- the lpxA gene encoding acyl-ACP--UDP-N-acetylglucosamine O-acyltransferase, producing the protein MSSATIHPMALVDPAAKLGAGVRIGPFCTVGPEVELGDEVELISHVVVAGRTSIGPKTRVFPFVSLGLPPQDLKFSGEKSQLIIGANNVIREHVTMNPGTRGDKMKTVVGDNCMFMVNTHVAHDCILGSNIIMANNAVLAGHVTIEDHVIIGGNSAIHQHLRLGAHSFVGGMTPVRNDIIPFGLAIGETATLNGLNLVGLKRRGFTKPQIQSLLAAYRTLFEGEAQFAERIEATRQKFGDNEVVQRILAFIDADSGRNVMQPARRRHAG; encoded by the coding sequence ATGAGTTCTGCCACCATTCATCCGATGGCCCTGGTCGACCCCGCGGCGAAGCTCGGGGCCGGCGTCAGGATCGGTCCGTTCTGCACCGTCGGCCCGGAGGTCGAGCTCGGCGACGAGGTCGAACTGATCTCGCATGTCGTGGTCGCGGGGCGCACCAGCATCGGCCCGAAGACCCGTGTCTTTCCCTTCGTCTCGCTCGGCCTGCCGCCGCAGGACCTGAAGTTCTCCGGCGAGAAGTCGCAGCTGATCATCGGCGCCAACAACGTGATCCGCGAGCACGTGACCATGAATCCGGGCACGCGCGGCGACAAGATGAAGACCGTGGTCGGCGACAACTGCATGTTCATGGTGAACACGCATGTGGCCCATGACTGCATCCTCGGCAGCAACATCATCATGGCCAACAACGCCGTCCTGGCCGGCCATGTGACGATCGAGGACCACGTCATCATCGGCGGCAACAGCGCCATCCATCAGCATCTCCGGCTGGGCGCCCACAGCTTCGTCGGCGGCATGACGCCGGTGCGCAACGACATCATCCCCTTCGGCCTGGCGATCGGCGAGACCGCGACGCTGAACGGGCTGAACCTGGTCGGGCTGAAGCGCCGCGGATTCACCAAGCCGCAGATCCAGTCGCTGCTGGCCGCCTACCGCACCCTGTTCGAGGGAGAGGCCCAGTTCGCCGAGCGCATCGAGGCCACTCGGCAGAAGTTCGGCGACAACGAGGTGGTGCAGCGCATCCTCGCCTTCATCGACGCCGATTCCGGCCGCAACGTGATGCAGCCGGCCCGCCGACGGCATGCCGGATAA
- the fabZ gene encoding 3-hydroxyacyl-ACP dehydratase FabZ, which translates to MDGAASDKKNVSQLDILKIMEMIPHRYPMILVDRVIDVVPDESCTGIKNVTINEGFFQGHFPRYPVMPGVMIVESMAQTAAVLVVATLGEDAKGKLVYFMTVDSARFRRPVTPGDSLRVHVRKLQQRRNVWKFSGEVKVDGTLVAEAEFAAMIMDDL; encoded by the coding sequence ATGGACGGAGCCGCCAGCGACAAGAAGAACGTGTCGCAGCTGGACATCCTCAAGATCATGGAGATGATCCCGCATCGCTATCCGATGATCCTGGTGGATCGCGTGATCGATGTGGTGCCGGACGAAAGCTGCACCGGGATCAAGAACGTCACCATCAACGAGGGCTTCTTCCAGGGGCACTTCCCGCGCTACCCGGTCATGCCGGGCGTGATGATCGTCGAGTCCATGGCGCAGACCGCCGCCGTGCTGGTCGTCGCCACGCTGGGCGAGGACGCCAAGGGCAAGCTGGTCTACTTCATGACCGTCGACAGCGCCCGATTCCGCCGGCCGGTGACGCCGGGCGACAGCCTTCGGGTCCATGTCCGCAAGCTGCAGCAGCGCCGCAACGTCTGGAAGTTCTCCGGCGAGGTGAAGGTCGACGGCACGTTGGTGGCGGAGGCCGAGTTCGCCGCCATGATCATGGACGATCTATGA
- a CDS encoding phosphatidate cytidylyltransferase has translation MANSPQAKRSNLSLRILSSLVLGPLILAAVYVGQWEFAVIVALLGVLGVDEWLRLVLRRPPPGWARLCAGVGIVAVTIATGCAGAVAGLIVLAAATAAFDIAVNLRLGTPGRMPALGLPYLGLTVVALLHLRQDGWQPVIWLLLVVWATDIGGYIFGRWIGGPRLAPRLSPKKTWAGLIGGAGLAAVAGAAAIAVLHRAGATILAVPGAALLALVAQAGDLAESAIKRRYGVKDSGDLIPGHGGVLDRIDGLLAAAPLFALFTALLDMSFR, from the coding sequence GTGGCCAATAGCCCGCAGGCCAAGCGCAGCAACCTCTCGCTGCGGATCCTCTCCAGCCTCGTTCTCGGACCGCTGATCCTCGCCGCCGTCTATGTTGGCCAATGGGAGTTCGCGGTCATCGTCGCGCTGCTCGGCGTGCTCGGCGTCGACGAATGGCTGCGGCTGGTGCTGCGGCGGCCGCCCCCCGGCTGGGCCCGGCTGTGCGCTGGCGTGGGCATCGTCGCGGTCACCATCGCCACGGGCTGTGCCGGCGCCGTCGCCGGCCTGATCGTGCTGGCCGCGGCGACGGCGGCCTTCGATATCGCCGTCAACCTGCGCCTCGGCACGCCCGGCCGGATGCCGGCGCTGGGGCTGCCCTATCTCGGCCTGACCGTGGTCGCACTGCTGCATCTGCGCCAGGACGGCTGGCAGCCGGTGATCTGGCTGCTGCTGGTGGTCTGGGCCACGGATATCGGCGGCTACATCTTCGGCCGCTGGATCGGCGGCCCCAGGTTGGCGCCCCGGCTGAGCCCGAAGAAGACCTGGGCCGGGCTGATCGGCGGCGCCGGCCTGGCGGCCGTGGCCGGAGCCGCCGCGATCGCCGTGCTGCACCGCGCCGGCGCGACGATCCTCGCCGTCCCCGGTGCCGCGCTGCTCGCCCTGGTGGCGCAGGCCGGAGACCTCGCCGAATCCGCGATCAAGCGCCGCTACGGCGTCAAGGACAGCGGCGACCTGATCCCCGGCCATGGCGGCGTGCTCGACCGGATCGACGGCCTGCTGGCTGCGGCGCCGCTCTTCGCCTTGTTCACAGCCCTTCTGGATATGTCCTTCAGATGA
- the pyrH gene encoding UMP kinase, which produces MAKAAQYRRVLLKISGEALMGDQDYGIDPKIVDRIADDVAQVHALGVEVCMVVGGGNIFRGISGAASGIERATADYMGMLATVMNGLALQSACEHKGLHTRVVSAIPMQTVCEPYIRRRAIRHMEKGRVVIFVAGTGNPFFTTDTGAALRASEMGCDAMLMGKQVDGVYDADPLRVAGAKRFDRLTYMDVLAKDLRVMDHAAISLARENKIPILVFSINEHGAFAEVVAGQGRYTIVTEEG; this is translated from the coding sequence ATGGCGAAGGCGGCCCAGTATCGACGGGTGCTGTTGAAGATTTCCGGGGAAGCCCTGATGGGCGACCAGGACTACGGCATCGACCCGAAGATCGTGGATCGCATCGCCGATGACGTCGCGCAGGTCCACGCCCTCGGCGTCGAGGTCTGCATGGTGGTCGGCGGCGGCAACATCTTCCGCGGCATCAGCGGCGCCGCCTCGGGCATCGAGCGCGCCACCGCCGACTACATGGGCATGCTGGCCACGGTGATGAACGGCCTGGCGCTGCAGAGCGCCTGCGAGCACAAGGGCCTGCACACCCGCGTGGTGTCGGCCATCCCGATGCAGACGGTGTGCGAGCCCTACATCCGGCGCCGGGCGATCCGGCACATGGAGAAGGGCCGCGTCGTCATCTTCGTCGCCGGCACCGGCAACCCGTTCTTCACCACCGACACCGGCGCCGCGCTGCGGGCCTCCGAGATGGGCTGCGACGCCATGCTCATGGGCAAGCAGGTCGACGGTGTCTACGACGCCGACCCGCTCAGGGTCGCCGGGGCCAAGCGCTTCGATCGCTTGACCTATATGGACGTGCTGGCGAAAGATCTCCGCGTCATGGATCATGCGGCGATCTCGCTGGCCCGTGAGAACAAGATCCCGATCCTGGTCTTCTCCATCAACGAGCATGGCGCGTTCGCGGAGGTGGTCGCAGGGCAGGGACGCTACACCATCGTGACCGAGGAGGGCTGA
- a CDS encoding isoprenyl transferase → MHRFAPKTEDQPALHVAIIMDGNGRWATAQGLPRAIGHRQGVHAVQRTIDAAIALDVGYLTLFGFSTENWRRPILEVGELMKLLRFFLRGELKALHKKGVRLRFIGDRGRLAPDIVDLLAESEALTQDNTRLNLTVALSYGARQEISEAARRVAREVASGALSPDAIDEQLFADRLFTADLPDPDLIIRTSGEQRISNFLLWQAAYAELIFVDTLWPDFGHADLEAALAEFRRRERRYGAVGGQ, encoded by the coding sequence ATGCACCGTTTCGCCCCCAAGACCGAGGACCAGCCCGCGCTCCATGTCGCGATCATCATGGACGGCAACGGCCGCTGGGCGACCGCCCAGGGCCTGCCGCGCGCGATCGGCCATCGCCAGGGTGTCCATGCCGTCCAGCGGACGATCGACGCCGCGATCGCGCTCGATGTCGGCTATCTGACGCTGTTCGGCTTCTCGACCGAGAACTGGCGCCGGCCGATCCTCGAGGTCGGCGAGCTGATGAAGCTGCTGCGCTTCTTCCTGCGCGGCGAGCTCAAGGCCCTGCACAAGAAGGGCGTGCGGCTGCGCTTCATCGGCGACCGCGGCCGGCTGGCCCCGGACATCGTCGATCTCCTGGCCGAGAGCGAAGCGCTGACCCAGGACAACACCCGCCTCAACCTCACCGTCGCGCTCAGCTACGGCGCCCGGCAGGAGATCAGCGAGGCGGCGCGCCGGGTGGCGCGCGAGGTCGCGTCGGGCGCCCTGTCGCCGGACGCCATCGACGAGCAGCTGTTCGCCGACCGGCTGTTCACCGCCGACCTGCCTGATCCCGACCTGATCATCCGCACCAGCGGCGAGCAGCGGATCAGCAACTTTCTGCTGTGGCAGGCGGCCTATGCCGAGCTGATCTTCGTCGACACGCTGTGGCCGGATTTCGGCCATGCCGACCTGGAGGCCGCCCTCGCCGAGTTCCGGCGGCGGGAACGTCGCTATGGCGCCGTCGGTGGCCAATAG
- the frr gene encoding ribosome recycling factor gives MAGALESLRKDLAGLRTGRASISLLEPITVDVYGAQMPLNQVGTIGVPEPRMLTVTVWDRSAVKSVEKAIRDSGLGLNPQTEGQTVRVPLPELSEERRRELTKVAGKYAEAARVAVRNVRRDGMDALKRAEKDHEISEDEHKRLADKIQALTDARIREIDEAAAQKEREILQV, from the coding sequence ATGGCGGGTGCTCTGGAGTCCCTGCGCAAGGATCTTGCCGGACTGCGCACCGGCCGCGCCAGCATCAGCCTGCTCGAGCCGATCACGGTCGACGTCTACGGCGCCCAGATGCCGCTGAACCAGGTCGGCACCATCGGCGTGCCGGAGCCGCGGATGCTGACGGTGACCGTCTGGGACCGCAGCGCGGTCAAGTCGGTGGAAAAGGCGATCCGTGATTCCGGCCTGGGCCTGAACCCGCAGACCGAGGGCCAGACCGTCCGCGTCCCGCTGCCGGAGCTGAGCGAGGAGCGCCGGCGCGAGCTGACCAAGGTCGCCGGCAAATATGCCGAGGCCGCTCGCGTCGCTGTGCGCAACGTCCGCCGCGACGGCATGGACGCGCTGAAGCGGGCGGAGAAGGACCACGAGATCTCCGAGGACGAGCACAAGCGCCTGGCCGACAAGATCCAGGCCTTGACCGACGCCCGGATCCGCGAGATTGACGAAGCGGCGGCGCAGAAGGAAAGAGAAATCCTCCAGGTCTGA
- a CDS encoding LpxI family protein → MPDKLGILAAAGPLPGRLVEACRQAGRDFVVVAYRGMTDPALVEGDAVPHFWTRLGAAGRWIDELKRQGAHTLCPVGNIRRPSLFELMPDFKAVRILTRIGFSSLGDDALLTALRRVLQEEGFHLVALHEVIDDFLARPGLLTRTAPDELARADIAKAREIAREIGRLDIGQGAVVQHGYVLAVEAAEGTDAMLRRCGPLARPGPGGVLVKAKKPQQDVRLDPPTIGVTTVELAAAAGLRGIVVEAGGAMIIDAETVRQAADRHGLFVLCLAEGE, encoded by the coding sequence ATGCCGGATAAGCTCGGCATCCTGGCCGCGGCGGGCCCGCTGCCCGGTCGGCTGGTCGAGGCATGCCGCCAGGCCGGGCGGGACTTCGTCGTCGTTGCCTATCGCGGCATGACCGACCCGGCCCTGGTCGAAGGCGACGCGGTGCCGCATTTCTGGACCCGGCTGGGCGCCGCAGGCCGCTGGATCGACGAGCTGAAGCGCCAGGGCGCCCACACGCTCTGCCCGGTCGGCAACATCCGCCGGCCGAGCCTGTTCGAGCTGATGCCCGACTTCAAGGCGGTGCGGATCCTGACCCGCATCGGCTTCTCCTCGCTCGGCGACGACGCGCTGCTGACGGCGCTGCGCCGGGTGCTGCAGGAGGAGGGGTTCCACCTCGTCGCATTGCATGAGGTGATCGACGACTTCCTGGCCCGGCCCGGACTGCTGACCAGGACCGCGCCGGACGAGTTGGCCCGGGCCGACATCGCCAAGGCGCGCGAGATCGCCCGCGAGATCGGGCGACTGGACATCGGCCAGGGCGCGGTGGTGCAGCACGGCTACGTCCTGGCGGTCGAGGCGGCGGAGGGCACCGATGCGATGCTGCGACGATGCGGCCCGCTGGCCCGGCCCGGCCCGGGCGGCGTGCTGGTCAAGGCCAAGAAGCCGCAGCAGGACGTGCGATTGGACCCGCCGACGATCGGCGTCACCACAGTCGAGCTCGCCGCCGCCGCCGGGCTGCGCGGCATCGTGGTCGAGGCCGGCGGCGCCATGATCATCGACGCCGAGACGGTGCGGCAGGCGGCCGACCGGCACGGCCTGTTCGTGCTGTGCCTGGCGGAGGGCGAGTGA
- the lpxD gene encoding UDP-3-O-(3-hydroxymyristoyl)glucosamine N-acyltransferase, whose amino-acid sequence MPDPRFFRSAGPFPLGRLAEIAGATLAQGADPDRPIASVAPLDAAGPDDISFLDNRKYVDAFAASRAGACVVAPALADRAPAGMALLLTPKPYKGYALIAQAFFPLPLARPGIAASATVDPAARIGEGVEIGPGAVIEAGAEIGSFCRIGPNAVVGAGVVLGERSVIGAGASLSHCLVGARVTIYPGARIGQDGFGFAMDAEGHVRLPQLGRVIIEDDVEVGANSTIDRGAGPDTVIGRGAMIDNLVQIGHNVQVGRGAVIVAQAGVAGSTKLGDFAVLAAKAGVAGHLTIGAGAKIAANAGVMRDVEPGAEVVGAPAIPKRQFFRQQVMLARLAEGKGD is encoded by the coding sequence ATGCCCGATCCGCGATTCTTTCGCAGCGCCGGTCCGTTCCCGCTCGGCCGCCTCGCCGAGATCGCCGGCGCGACCCTGGCGCAGGGGGCTGACCCGGACCGGCCGATCGCCAGCGTCGCGCCCCTCGACGCCGCAGGCCCGGACGACATCAGCTTCCTCGACAACCGCAAATATGTCGACGCCTTCGCCGCCAGCAGGGCCGGCGCCTGCGTCGTCGCGCCGGCCCTGGCCGACCGGGCGCCGGCCGGCATGGCGCTGTTGCTGACGCCGAAGCCCTACAAGGGCTATGCGCTGATCGCCCAGGCCTTCTTCCCGTTACCGCTGGCGCGCCCCGGCATCGCGGCCTCCGCGACGGTCGACCCGGCGGCCCGGATCGGCGAGGGGGTGGAGATCGGGCCGGGGGCCGTGATCGAGGCCGGGGCCGAGATCGGATCCTTCTGCCGGATCGGGCCGAACGCCGTGGTCGGCGCCGGCGTGGTGCTGGGCGAGCGCAGCGTGATCGGGGCGGGGGCATCGCTCAGCCATTGCCTCGTCGGAGCGCGGGTCACGATCTATCCCGGCGCCCGCATCGGCCAGGACGGCTTCGGCTTCGCCATGGACGCCGAGGGGCATGTCCGCCTGCCGCAGCTGGGCCGCGTCATCATCGAGGACGATGTCGAGGTCGGGGCGAACTCCACGATCGACCGCGGGGCCGGCCCGGACACGGTGATCGGCCGGGGAGCGATGATTGATAATCTGGTGCAGATCGGGCACAACGTGCAGGTCGGACGAGGCGCCGTCATCGTCGCGCAGGCAGGCGTGGCGGGGAGCACCAAGTTGGGCGATTTCGCCGTTCTGGCTGCCAAGGCTGGTGTCGCGGGCCATCTCACCATAGGTGCAGGGGCGAAGATCGCCGCGAATGCGGGGGTGATGCGCGATGTCGAGCCCGGCGCGGAGGTGGTGGGCGCCCCCGCGATCCCGAAGCGGCAGTTTTTCCGGCAGCAGGTCATGCTAGCGCGTCTAGCCGAAGGGAAGGGCGACTGA